A window of the Pseudomonas fluorescens genome harbors these coding sequences:
- a CDS encoding antibiotic biosynthesis monooxygenase, translating into MPDAQTLKKPGPEETVTLIVKHRVKAGFEAPYEAWLRNIVSVAGREEGHLGVDVMRSQQGGLALFTCVLRYCSTDAMQRWLYSPQRQKLIDEAAPMLADGDQTEVNAANEFWFTPTAEAGSPPPRWKQAVVTLLVILPHTLLVPLIWGPLLQLNAFLSNYVVATFLITLTIVVSVVYVFMPPVTRLFAPWLEAGQSHKNPESNANPPR; encoded by the coding sequence ATGCCTGATGCCCAGACCCTGAAAAAACCGGGACCCGAAGAAACCGTGACGCTGATCGTCAAGCACCGGGTCAAGGCCGGTTTTGAAGCGCCCTACGAAGCCTGGCTGCGCAATATCGTCAGCGTGGCGGGGCGCGAAGAAGGGCATCTGGGTGTGGACGTGATGCGCAGCCAGCAGGGCGGCCTCGCACTGTTTACCTGCGTGCTGCGTTATTGCTCGACCGACGCGATGCAGCGTTGGCTCTATTCGCCGCAGCGTCAGAAGCTGATCGACGAAGCGGCACCAATGCTCGCCGACGGCGACCAGACCGAAGTCAATGCGGCCAACGAATTCTGGTTCACGCCGACGGCGGAGGCCGGTTCGCCGCCACCGCGCTGGAAGCAGGCCGTGGTCACGCTGCTGGTGATCCTGCCGCACACCTTGCTGGTGCCGCTGATCTGGGGGCCGCTGCTGCAACTCAATGCCTTTCTGTCCAACTACGTGGTCGCCACGTTCCTGATCACCCTGACCATCGTGGTGTCGGTGGTCTACGTGTTCATGCCACCCGTGACCCGTCTGTTCGCGCCGTGGCTGGAAGCCGGTCAGTCACACAAAAACCCCGAATCCAATGCCAACCCGCCGCGCTGA